Sequence from the Angustibacter luteus genome:
GGGCGCAGAGCGTCGGCGAGCGCGAGACCGGCGTCGCGTCGGTGTCCGCCCCGGTACGCGGGCCGTCCGGGCGGGTCGTCGCCGCGGTGTCGATCAGCGGCCCGATCGAGCGGCTGTCCCGTCAGCCCGGCCGGTTGCACGCGCCGTCCGTCATCGCCGGCGCGCACAAGCTCACCGAGGTCCTGCGCCGCGCCAGCTGAGTGCACGGCTGGGTGCGGCGAGGCGGCTGTGATCACGACCACCTGGCCGCACCCACTCAGGCACCGCCGCCGAGTCGCTGGCTCGCGGTCTCGGTGCGCGGCCCGATCTGGGTGGCCGACGTGGCGGCGGCCAGGCCCATCGCCGGGGTGTTCCCGTAGATCGTCTCGTGCGCGCCCGCGGGCACCGCATAGGTCTCGTGCCAGATGCCGACCGCACCGGCGCCCTTGCGCGCGCGCTGGGTTGAAGGCGCGCCAGGCCTTGCGGTGCTCGCGCTCCGTGTCGTGCGCGTAGGAGAGCAGCTTCTCGGTGCTCGACCAGTACTGGACGACGCTGGGGCCGCGGCCGCCGAGCACCAGCCGGTAGCCGAGCAGCCCGCTGTCGGCGTCCTTGCTCAGCTCGGCGAGCATCCGGGGCATCGCCGTGAAGACCGGCCACCACTTGTCCAACCGCCAGAAGCGGTTGACCGTCATGCCGATCAGGAAGACGACCACCTCGCCGTCGTGCCCGTCCGTCCACTGTCCCGCTCGTACCGCCATGACGTCCTCCATTGGATAGCCCCACTTCCCAATATTGGATAGTGCTACTGTCCGTTCCAGTCGTCAAGGGGTTTGGAGGCCAGGTGCGGATCTCGGCGTTGTCAGCGGCCAGCGGGGTGTCCGTGCCCACCATCAAGTACTACCTGCGCGAGGGCCTGCTCCCCCAGGGCCAGACGACCTCGCAGACCCAGGCCCGCTACGACGACGACCACGTCGCCCGGCTGCGGCTGATCCGTGCCCTGGTCGACGTCGCCGGCCTCTCGCTGGCCCAGGTCCGGGACGTCGTCACGCGGCTCGACGACCCACCCGAGTCCTGGCACGACGTCCTCGGCATCGCGCACGGCGCGGCCGTCGCGGGGCCGACCGGAGTCCCCATCACGCACGTGGCCGACGCCCGAGCGCTGCTGGCGGACCTCGGCTGGCAGGTGGACGAGCACACCCCGGCCCTGGCCCAGCTGCAGCGGGCGACAGAGGCCCTGGCCGACGCCGGGCTGGACGTCGGACCCGAGCGACTCGCGGTCTACGCCCGCGCCGCGCACGCCGTGGCCGAGGCGGACCTCGACGGACTCCCCCGGACGTCGCCGGCCGAGGCCGGTCGGCACGTCGTCCTGGGCACGCTGCTGTACGAGCCACTGCTGCTCGCGCTGCGCCGGCTCGCCCACGAGGACGTCAGCGGGGCCCGCTACGGGCGCGCGAGGGCTACGCCGCCGCGCCGCTCAGCTCGCTAGCCTCGTGCGCCTCGAACGCCCGGCGTCGACGAGAGCGGCGCTGGGCCAGCACGCTGATCGCGGAGAGCACGAGACCGGTCGCGGCCATCGCGGATCCGACCAGCGCCGGCGACGTCCAGCCGTAGCCCGC
This genomic interval carries:
- a CDS encoding MerR family transcriptional regulator; its protein translation is MRISALSAASGVSVPTIKYYLREGLLPQGQTTSQTQARYDDDHVARLRLIRALVDVAGLSLAQVRDVVTRLDDPPESWHDVLGIAHGAAVAGPTGVPITHVADARALLADLGWQVDEHTPALAQLQRATEALADAGLDVGPERLAVYARAAHAVAEADLDGLPRTSPAEAGRHVVLGTLLYEPLLLALRRLAHEDVSGARYGRARATPPRRSAR